GAAATGACGTAAGCTAGACGCGACCGAGGTTGCGATCCCTTATTCTCTGATGAGGCAGACTGTCGTTTGCCTATTGGTTCCTCACACATTTCCATGGTAATGTAGTACCAATGTTCATTTTACGGTTTAAGACAGCTAGCTCGCATGCAAACTACCATGTTAACGCTCTCTAATGtatgataattaataataaataaataaataaataaataataaataaatatttactaacaatcacgccacgttaactggtcccgtgataagttcataaagaacttgtgttacaggtaccagataacggaaataaatgtaagatttttattatacacatacatatatttaatatacatccataaccctggaaaagacatttatatttatcatacaaatatcttcccttggcgggattcgaacccgcgacccccttgtgtaatgaccatgtcacttcccactacaccagacggccgttaattaaATTGAACCCGTCGGAAAACCGCTGCTAATAACTCATTTGATTTTTTCTTCCGTTTCCCTTCTTCCAGCCTTCGCCAAACATTTTCTTCTGTTCAAGCCTAAAACGACGTAAACGCCCATAATCATTGCTTTCACTTATTCCAATTGGAACGCAACTTTTACGCCTATTTGGTAATGAAGCCGGTAATTGCTTTGTACACGTACATTTTGCTCATTACAACTTCCGACTCAAATAGACTAGAACGTGTTTTTAGGAAGCGTTGTGCGCTATTTTGTtgttatacaataatttattccAATTctgattttaataatgttaaagcAGTTAATCggttttatgaagaaaaaaaaaaaaaaaaaaaaaaaaaaaaaaaaaaaaaaaaaaaaaaaaaaaaaaaaaaaaaaaaaaatttcttcgtTCATTAAAGGCAGTGTAAGCTACGTAAGCAATTCAGATCCATTATAGATGTATGAGGATCTATTGAGAAACTTAACGGAATTATGCTAAGTTAGGCACGATGGATGTCCTTAATTACGAACTCGACGGATTTTATTCAAAGGCCAGtcatcgcggcctaaaggataagacgtctggtgcattcgtatgtagcgatgcaccggtgttcgaatcccgcaggcgggtaacaatttttctaatgaaatatgtacttaataaatgttcacgattgacttccacggtgaaggaataagatcgtgtaataaaaatcaaactcgcaaaattataatttgcataattcatggtggtaggacctcttgtgagtctgcacgggtaggtaccaccaccccgcctattcctaccatgaagcagtaatgcgtttcgatttgaagggtgggggagccgttgtaactatactgagaccttagaatttatatctcaagatgggtcgctcacacatctaagcaataaaaattttaaaaaattcgaATTCTCGTTAAGAATGAAACAATTGATCTAATCACAGCGGTGAACCAGACAAGGCCGACTATTTCGGCAATACAGCCCTTCATCTAGCAGCGGCCCGGGGTCACAAGGAATGCGTGACTTTCCTGGTCAACTTCGGAGCTAATGTGTACGCTATGGACGTCGACGGTCACTCCGCTCAGGAGCTGGCCGCTATTAATGGCAGAGAGGATATACTCCGGTACCTGGACCAGTCTACAGCAAAACTAGAAAACAATGATAAGTATGTGTTGATTATCAGATCTTTAATCTGTCTATGTCCCGTTCGAAATATTACTGTGATATCTTTTAATGAAAAACGTTAATTAATGACGTTTCTTATTTGATTATTAAACATTTTCGCGGCTCTCTAGTGGTTAAAGGATTTAAGACTTGCAATAGGAAGTATAACTTGAGATAGGAAGTGGGAGAAGATTCGCTAGAAACATCAGATGAAAGTATTATTATACTACTAATCAGAAATCAGGAAGGAgcattatttatgtatgtatacccAATGCTTAACGATGATTGACGCCCATAAAGAGATCAATGCTTACAGTGAAGTCGCTGATTACGACTAAAAACTCTATACAAGCCACATTTGTGAAGGACAAGTCATGGCGTTCAGATAACATCAGGAAGACGATTGCATACCAGAGATTTCGATTTAAGCAACTCTAAATTCTCTCATTTTAGTTAATGAGGTACCGCTGAAATTCAAACTACAATTAAATCGTTTTCAATTTTCCAGGAAGAAATCGAAAGCGCTCAAAGAGAAAGCCAGAAAAGACTACGAGAAATCGCAGAAGCAGTATCAGAAAAGACAGAGCAAAGCTGATCTCATGGCCGAGAAGGAAATGAAGAAGCTGGCCAAAGAGTGGGAACAGGGTTATGGTGAGGAGGTGTCCACTATGCCACATCGGCCCAGCAACGTGCTAATAGCGCTCAAGCAAAAGATGATCAGATCTACAAGTCAGGGTATGTGGAAATCTTTATTGCCTAAACCGTAATTATTTCTGCCAGTAGAACACTGAAGCTGCGATGTTTGATCTATACGTCAACAGCTTCTCTTTCCCTAGGATCACCTTGGGAAAGAGATCAATTTTGCGGTCCGGTTTTTGTATCGTAACATATATAAAGATTCCCtttaaattataactatttgAATCCAGTAGTAAAGAAAAGGAAATTTGTATGAATAATAATGAGTTTCTCTagtaatttaaagtataaaaaatagGTAATAATAACTTGTGAAAGTTTTAGGTTACTAACTGAATAAGATAACTAGATTTGTCGCAATTacgttcaaattcaaattcgtcACTCTATGGAACTGAAGTTATAAATATGAGAATgtacttaatataatatagtattgGATGTGTTTAAACAAGTGTCTTCCAATGATCTTTCTAGATCGATTCTTACATTCGCCGTGATGAGACCGATTCGGAACAACGATGtgttttgataaattaaatttgtcatgtatttaatttatttgtgattTCTATAGTGGATAGTCGCTGTGTTTTGTCGTAATTTGTGATAAATGtgtaaacaattataaattagcTTAAATAAATCACTTTGCCACTGGTAAGTAGCATCCTGCGGTTTGGAAGTCGGTCGTTATGCCAATACAATTGACATTTCGACCTCATGACATATCTCAGGGTGGTTGGAGTGAGACAATTCGCTTTGCCACGTCGATCGGTTAATATTTGTCACTAAGCCACTAAAAACATGTTAATTAGGATGATTTTACCATCCATATCCAAGAAGAGTCCAATAAATCCAGCTAAtatttaaaagtacttttacgattttaaaCCGCTTTTTTTGTCATTAAACTTGTTTTTGTCCTTTTTTCGCCCTACCTAATAGTTGGTAGCCTAAagcgctattccaactacgcaccGAACGTATGTTTCAAACTCGTAGACGACTGAGTCGTAAGCGATGGTCAAGGAAAGGCCTTATTGGACCGTCGCAATAGTTTGaaatatcaaaatcaaaaatcaaaatcaaaaaatttttattcaacataaatgaaagtacatacttgttgaacgtcaaaagaactaccgcaaattcacaaaaactagcctccgtcctgagaagaattgacaagaaactcagcgggcatgtctttgtCTTATGTCCACGATTGGCGTATACCGTAGTGCGTACCGAATCCAGGTAACCTCCTGGCGGACGAGCAGCCCCGCCCGACGTACAGCACGCTGGTCGGCACCGTGAACTCGGGCGTCCGGGGCCGCGGCGCCGTCTACAAGAAGGCCCTCGCCAGCAAACTGCGCAACAACACGATCGGCCGTAATGGACCGAATGATGACTTCAAGGTAACATTTCAATACTTGATTATCCTCCTTAGACACGTTCGTCCACTTCCACGGAGAAttgccaaataaataaatgtcgaAACTTCGAGACGTTAGTATGgagatcagtttttttttttttcactttcgtCCTATAATCGAAATTCCACGATATATATAATAATCTCTTTGTTTTTGCCAGAAAgcaactttaaaataaaaccatgAACTCGTGAATAACTTTTAAACAAACCAAAAATAACGGTTAAAATTTTCGAGAAGAAAATTGTACTTAACTATTTGGTCTTTATACGTATATATTTTAGATGAGGTAATATACCAGTAGCTAatctaaataaatctaaatcatAATGGAAATTGACAATATACACAAATACGTAAAAACGACttctataaaaacgtaagaTCTTATAATGCTTTTAAGAAAAACACACAAAGATTCAAACCCTTCATCTGTGTTAGCGTTTAAAGTTTGGACGCGGTCTTCGTTTGTCTGTGTAACCATCGAAACTTTGGACGCACAAAATCCCAATTTAAGACTCCTCACAGATTGGTATAAAAAACCGGTGTATTCTTTCTAACACATTTAAAACTGTATACAATGAATGAGCCTTCCCTCTCGCACTTTATttaagacaaaataaataaacacgttAACATTAATTTAACTATACTGCTTCATTTCTGCACGACAACATCCAAACTTTGGTCGAAACGTTCTAAGGAGGGTAAgtcttttttgacgtgacaacgtcttataaatcgatggagccggctgcacccacgaaaaaatatgactcatgcggcgttaccttgCTCTGAGGCGTatcatttaaggcttgaagtgcaagcgagagcgcgcaacgagcgaaaaagaggcacaatcagcctccgcgttcggcagcgttcgacatctatctctctcctacttgagtgagcgatgcatccgcgtggacagctgctatacaataatacatttacatgttttcgtcaagtatgaagttcagtgaaaagtttatgtggtgtcaattgtttatagcaacgataattgcgataattgaaaaataaaaccattccatcagtattttcttatgacgttgtcacattcaactatcgtcagtaaaccgactttacagacaaccgttttttttataggttgGCGAATTAGAAACGACCGGTCGTCGTTCTCTGACGTCATTATCCGGGCTCCGTCGCGACAGTGAAGTGATGTACGTGGGCACGTTGGGCGCGGGACCGCAACACCGGGGGAACGTTACCGACGTGTTCACGGAGGACACCGATCAGAAGAAACCGCCACTGACAAGGTATGTACGTATGTTATAATAACTACTAGAGGTCAGCCAGAGCGGTCGAAAATCGACCATaattcgcctatttctgccgtgaagtagtaatgcgtttcggttccaagggtggagcaaccgttgtaactatatactgaaaccttagaatttatatctcaaggtgggtggtggcatttacgttgtagacgtatatggactccggtaaacatttaacaccGGGTAGACTGTGAGGTCGTCAATCCatctcaataaaaaataaaataaaaaattaaacttattggttttaatctataatctataacatttataatctaaaaaatacattaaataaatttaaaaaaactttacacacactactatgtattttaCACACCCACATATATTTTTACACGTACATTTTAGTTTAATGTGTACCTATTGTACTCACTTTCACTCACAATTAAGATTTATTAAGACATTATAAcatgaaaaatatatgtacatatgcagttaaaatggaaaatttaacaggtagtcattgtttttttttttttattttacttcggCAGATCGGCAAGTCAACCGGATTTCACGGTTCTGTCTGGAGAAGACAGCGGCATAGGACAGGAGGTGATGCTGCAAGAGCCCGCCAGTATATTCGACAGACCAGGATTCGGGAGTGTAGCCTTTaggtaatgtaataaataaataataaaataatctattgcctttgatataaataaaaaaaatacaaaaaaaagaaaagaaaaaaaaattaaaaggcaaaaggaggtggctcagctaatgcTAATGTCGTGTCTTTGTTTTGCTCACAACTTCAGCGTAAGCTAATTTGGTGTGGTTTGGGGGTAACGCGTCATGCGACACTAGGTCTGTTACGCCATATTTGTGTATTATATACAGGATGTTGCAAAACAGAATACGATACAATATGCATATTCGTGATTGATATCTctctcggtaggcagcggcttggctctgcccctggcattgctgaagtccacgagcggcggtaaccactccgTATGCTCGattgcctataagggcaataaaaaaaacatatctacTTTTtttgacgtcagcaataccaggggcagggccaagccgctgcctaccatttaatattctctacaagtcttgtttcaagaaggacatgtcatagcgtttgggaaacatcgtggaggttTTTAGAACAGGTCTTTGTTCTTTTCCTTATCTGTTCGTTTCACAggttcaacctttttttttgcgtGCCTtcgggaaatcctcatggataCCAATCGGCCCGGGTCAGATGGTATACCCGACTCAACTGAGAAGGTTACTCAGCATCCTACGGACTAAAACCCCCTTCCGTTACTTCTCCTGTCCTCTCTAGAGCCGCCTGAGCATTTCACAGGctcaacttttatttatttattgcttagatgggtagacgagctcacagcccatctggtgttaagtgtcactggagcccataggcacctacaacgtaaatgcgccactcactttgagatataagttctaagatctcagtatggttagaacggctgccctacccttcaatccgaaacgcataactgcttcacggcagaaataggcagggtggtggtacctacccgcgcggactcacaagaggtcctaccaccggatcgggttaCAAATGATTACAGACTTGTTCATTGTTGTTTCAGACGGTCCATAACGGCCACGCTGGGCGCGATGCCGGGCGCGCCGGGCGAGGACCTGTCCATCGGCTCGGCGGGGTCACTGGCCGCGCGCCACGCCCCCCGCACCGCCTACCGCCCCGCCGAGTGGACCGAGCCGCACTCAGGTACCGCACtctgtaaaacattttttttttttttgatactcTGTGCTCTACAAGCAAGCTTCCAAGTAACGACAAATCTGTACtatgttaatacgtgaagcaaaaactttatacccctttttacgaaaattgcgcggacgaaggagtatgaaattttcctcacccaccagatttttttttattgcatattgcTGCGTCTATGGGCGGCGGTAacggtaaaaaaataaacttcagaGAGCTCGACGATAACTTCGGACGAGGAGGGGGAGGCCGATGAGTCCGGCTCGGCGTCCCTAGAGCGTTTCCTGACCGCGTGGGGCCTCTCGCAGTACGTGCAGAAGTTTCGAGACGAACAAATCGACTTGGAAGCGCTCATGCTGCTGACCGAGAGCGACATGAAATCGCTCGGCCTACCTCTAGGTGAGTAGActccctcctggttgagcccaTGCGTCCGGACTACCAGTAGTacttcaattataaaataaataatagtttaaaagaaatacgcttttatagaaaatccaactaaaaaatagaaaattaatttgaattaaaaatagtgtaagaaaaaatgattttattgtaaaaagtgtggggtgctttacaggatattatcaaaagaaCCCTTCTATTCATATAtgttcgtaaaatatttataactactgatgccATGcactaaactattattattatttttaaattttttagttgaatttcaatttgtttaatatttttttttaatattgtattgtcatcgatccttaataagtataccaaatttcaagttaatccgacgttttgaagggggtcaaaatcatgttcaaagattccgttacatacatctGAAGTGAATAAAAgcgttataaaaaaagttttgtattaTATCGAGGGGGGAGAGGTGAAAGGCTTAAACGACAttacgcttaatacgcgacatttatctttgtaatccCTTGAGCTGAgaatccgtgagctcaccttacACGTCAAgccgaagctgaaatagcctcttaaggctatcagcataggcagggaaaaaaagtGTAATCCAAAGTGCGTTCTATCTGATATTAATATCAACAGTTcgacgtttttaattgaatgtcCATTAAGTTTACCCATTTCAGATTAGCTGAAGaagtgttttttgttatgatattttttcctaattttaattttcatggatggagtgtgtgatagacgatatgagaaagagagagaggagtgattgtcgatagaagagaatggaatagaaaaattagctgtgccgaccacACCTAGTTGGATAAggtagaaaaaagaagaagaatttttcctaataataatctttgaatggctctcctgtaaacttgcaaaaatgttgcttaaaccaaatagcctttcacctgtCGATAGCATTGCAAATGataccattatttatttaattttcatgcaTTTCTTTAGCTTGTGGAACGTGGCGCTTTCagccagtgtttttttttattgctataaggTTTTGGTCCTTTAAGCCAAACCTTCATTTAACTGATTAtctgtaataaaataacaaaacaatgaagttaaataagataaaataaCTTTACAGTGAATTTGAtgtaatttattaaatctttagttgattttcttttattgattttttcccCTGTCTAATCGTTGATAGCctaagagactatttcagctatgctctgacgggtaagtgagctcacaggctctaTCTaatagccttagcaagagcagtgcttcgcagaatctatcaccggatcggaaacgcgacccactgagaagatccggtcagaaactcagtgggttagtaattttttttttttgtgtattaaacactAACTGTATCCCACAGGTCCGTACAGAAAACTCGTCACAGCTGTCCAAGAGAGGAAACAGGCGTTAACTAACCCGGGACCCATAGTCGACACGGCGATCTGACGGCGgccattgtcattgtcattgtcatcaGTCGCCAGTACCTATGGAGTTTGTGTGATTTTTCTTACTAGCTAATAACGTAATATTAGTACGGTCAGCATAACAATAATATCACTTTTAAATAATTCCAAATATAATGATATAAAATACATCGGACAATGAAAGATTTAACTGCGTTTTCTGTATTATAAATGCGAATTTAttgacaatataaaattaaaactataataaattattctaacaaaatattcactcgtctgtaaaataaatacgaaaacaatatttaaagtcCTTATCTATGtgtgtttaaattaatatattatacaatattattagtatattatGTAAGAGTGAATTATTTCTCTTCATTGAATGACAAGTGAGTGAACTTttctaagaaaaatctttttaaaagtACGTAGGAGTttctttacataaataaataattatattacatttctTTATGTATACAAATAACAGGATgtgatattttatacaaaataaatcattttaatacgaatcaaaatatatactataatatataaatatataatataagatatatactatatacactTAAAGCTAAGAAACtctctaaatttttatttagacatgattttttttttaattctaatatcCTCATTCTCTGTCTAGTgtgaaatttgaataaaaaatttacatccTAAATTCAGTAGACAGCagttggctgtgcccctggcattgctgatgtccttaACCGACAATGACGACTtcccatcagatgggccgtatgcttgcaTGCCTGCAATGGCAATAAAATGCATATGGTACTGAGtatgaatattttatataaatataaaaattaccctttttatatttatttattagtattttatattatattatattatttatattatagttagTATTTTGAGGAAGGGAATTGTTTTAGTCCCTCCAAAATACTACAGATGGCGATCGtgtagtttcaataattttttttattgcttagatgggtcgccgagctcacagcccacctggtgttaaatggttactggagcccatagacatctacgacgtaaatgctccacccaccttgagatatcagttctaaggtatatactgagatagttacaacggctgccccacccttcaaaccgaaacgcattactgcttcacggcagaaatatgcagggtggtggtacctacccgcgcggactcacaagaggtcctaccaccagtacagttgttgtattttatataattagtgATAGTCACAGCGGAACGAGGCCGGGttccaataaatatattaataaatcaattaataaaaactataacCGTAATTCAACTTCATATTTTGTATCCTATaactttaaaagtaaaaaagaaacctaatttttattttttaaacgtatttaagtatGTCCATATTCTATTcctttctatatttttatagtatataatgctatttgataaaattataaattattgtgcCTCAATTATTGTGATAGTAATGTACTTAAGACATTCCATCCATTTGTAATGCGTCCAATGAAGCCATAATGATGTATATTTTATGATGTacagattaaaatattttttaataaagttttttgtaTGAATGaattatgtgatttttttaaaccattctAGTAAATCgcacctaattttttttttcgggccggcgccgaacctcctacgatgCGCCTCCttgggggcgcgcggggtatgcgggacttgacgatctgcaaggtgttgggagcagaccgcgggcccaaggaattttagggcccacccactaaacgactcccctggaATCACACCTACCTGACAcaacgcaattttttttctttattgcttatatggttggacgagctcacagcccacctgaagtgataaatttacaaattatttggttttcgtttttattaaacgattttttccctacctttttGCTGGTAGTGGTCGACCTTGTCAACCAAAAGAGCCAAATGTAGATaacacacaattgaaatttattcaaaaagagtattttttttaatttaaatgtatttatagcCTCGTCTTGCAAAAATGTTTACTCGTCTCTCTTACAAGGCATGACAATAAGTAATGTTTTGGGTCTGCACTAAACCTTTCGCGGAAGAGCCGTATTCGAAGGGCCAAAGAGCCGCGGGTTGCCGATCAGTGGCTTATAGGGCTATTCCAGGTACGTTCTGAGTTGAGCAATACTATTCCAACTCATTCAGTAGGTAGATCTAGTATGACCTCTCGAGATCACTAGAATTGGTATGAAAAAAACTTCTGATCACTATCTGGTACCGTGTGAACCTaatgtcagtcagtcagtcgacTATTCTGCATACTTACAGAACAAATGACATCATTGCAGATATTATtgtgtgaaaaaaaaaccaatacatttcatttttgcaatttttatttgtaaaatttaaatacaatagtGATGAAAAATACTTGTAAACAATCTCTAGTCGTTTTCGTTAAATATACTTATATCGATAAATTTACAATAGATTCGCGAACTCTTAACTAATTGGTTCTGTTTAGATTGACTCGAACGATACGATAAGAACGATTAATAAACCcttagtttaaaaatttaaattcgaaaaaaaaaaaactgtttattgtttttttttttacaaaatggaAGCCACCAATTTTAGATATACATTCTACAATATAAACCGTTATTTTAATACGACAATATATaagaacttaaatttatttgggatggtattatcatcattattatGCTACGAAGAAGGTACTTATATGAATATCTGAGCAATTACAAGAGCATTATGTATactgattaaaataatttcaatatattgAACTATGAAACCTATAAATTACAATAAGTTCATGatgcttatataaataaatatagatgagcatttttttttgtcaaaggcACTACAACGATATTTTGTTTTGTGGATTTTGAGACAATTCTTTTGTGTAGGTAATTAATGTAcgcactaataaaaaaaatcttaataattatTCTAACTAAACGTTTTGTTTTACTGCGATATATTATGGCGgagtgaatatatatttaaaactccTGTTGTGGTCGGTGTTATGTCAAATGTGAACAAAAAACcaacgattattatttttattaaaattattaccaCATCGCTAATTTGGATTGCTTCTTCTGTTCGGCATAACGTAGACCACTTCACTTTCTAA
The Bombyx mori chromosome 17, ASM3026992v2 DNA segment above includes these coding regions:
- the LOC101740171 gene encoding pre-mRNA splicing regulator USH1G; translation: MSTDRFHKAAKDGLLEVLREATRKECNNKDESGMTPTLWAAFEGHIEALRLLCGRGGEPDKADYFGNTALHLAAARGHKECVTFLVNFGANVYAMDVDGHSAQELAAINGREDILRYLDQSTAKLENNDKKKSKALKEKARKDYEKSQKQYQKRQSKADLMAEKEMKKLAKEWEQGYGEEVSTMPHRPSNVLIALKQKMIRSTSQGNLLADEQPRPTYSTLVGTVNSGVRGRGAVYKKALASKLRNNTIGRNGPNDDFKVGELETTGRRSLTSLSGLRRDSEVMYVGTLGAGPQHRGNVTDVFTEDTDQKKPPLTRSASQPDFTVLSGEDSGIGQEVMLQEPASIFDRPGFGSVAFRRSITATLGAMPGAPGEDLSIGSAGSLAARHAPRTAYRPAEWTEPHSESSTITSDEEGEADESGSASLERFLTAWGLSQYVQKFRDEQIDLEALMLLTESDMKSLGLPLGPYRKLVTAVQERKQALTNPGPIVDTAI